The Kribbella amoyensis genomic sequence CATCGGGTCGGTCTCACCGGACGGCAGCGTCTGCCGCAGGACGTCGAGGATGTCGGCACACTGCGCCGCGTCCAGGGCGGCCTCGGGCGTCACCGCCCCGCTCGCCGGTACGTCGAACAGGTCGCTGACCGTGCCGGAGAGCAGTACCGGGTCCTTGTCCTGCACGAGCACCGCGGTCCGCGCGGACTCGAGCGGGAGCCGGTCGAGCTCGACCCCGTCGACCAGGACCGAGGCGTCGTCCGGATTCGCCTCCGGGCTGTGACCGCCGATCCGGTCGGCCAGCCGGCCACCCGCGTCGGGATCGCCGCAGACCACGGCCGTGAAGCTGCCCGCGGGCACCATCAGCCCGGAGACCGGGTCGACCACGTCGCCCGACGGGAGCTCCGCCTCACTCGCCGCGAACTCCTCGTCGGTCCGGCGCAGCGACAGCACCCGGGCCGCCCGGCGCGCGGAGACCTTGGAGAAGATGAACGCGCTCGCCGTCTCCTCGAAGGTGTGCAGCGGGACGAGCATGAAGGTGATGAAGCCGTACGTGGTGACCAGCTCGCCGACGCTGATCTTGCCGTCCAGCACCAGCCGGACGCCGAACCACACCACGACGACCAGGAACAGGCCGAACATCAGCACCTGCAACGCGGCGATCAGCGACCACATCCGGGCACTGCGGACCGCGCTGGCCCGGTACTCCTGGGAGGCCGCGCGGTAGCGGTCCAGGAACAGCTGCTCGCCACCGATGCCGCGGAGCACCCGCAGACCGGCGACGGTGTCGGCGGCCAGCTCGGTGGCCCGGCCGCCCTTCGCCCGCTGGACGTCGGCCCGGCGCTCGGCCGGACCCATCAGGGGCACGATCGAGAAGGCCAGCACCGGGACCGCGACCAGCACGACCAGGCCGAGCTGCGGTTCGTAGAAGAGCAGCCCGACGACGACGGCGAAACAGGTCAGCAGGGCCGCGGTGAAGCGGCCGAGCACCTCGACGAACCAGCCGATCTTCTCGACGTCGCCGCTGCTCACGGCGACCACCTCGCCGGCCGCGATCCGCCGGGTCAGCAACGAGCCGAGCTCGGAGGCCTTCCGGAACAGCAGTTGCTGCAGGCGCGACGCGGTACTGATCCAGTTGGTCACCACCGCGCGGTGGAAGAACGCGTCCGAGCCGGCCTTGGCCGCACCGAACGCGAGCAGCAGGACGCCGGCCAGCAGCAGCCGCGGCCAGGACTTGTCGATGACGGCCTGGACCGCCAGTCCGACCGCGACCGGGGCGGCCGCGATCCCGCTGAAGAACAGCAGGCCCCAGCCCACCGCGGCGAGCTGGCCGCGGAGCTGCTGGTGTTCGAGCCAGAGAATGAGACGAAGGCCGGACCGGGTGTCTGGCACACCGGGATCGGCGAACGGAATGAGGCGCAGCGACATGACGTCCCAAAGGAGGAATAGAGGGGTTCGGGACACCTGACCAGGTGAACGTATCCAGGTTAGAAGGGTCCGTCAGGGGCCCGTCAAACCGATTTCACCAGCCGGGCGCATCAGGCCCTGGGCCGGCGCCGCACCGGCTCGGAAACGTTCCCGGGAACGGCCCGCCAGGACGGGAGTACAGTCGCGACGGGCGAGCGGAGGAGGCACATGCGGGAGCTGACCAGGCGACGGCGACTGCTCGTGCTCGGCATCTGCTGCCTGAGCCTGTTCATCGTCGGCCTCGACTCCACGATCGTGAACCTGGCGCTCCCCTCGATCCGGTCCGACCTGGACGCCTCGGTGCCCAAGCTGCAGTGGACCATCGACGCCTACACCTTGGTGATCGCGGCGTTGCTGATGGTGTCCGGCTCGACCGCGGACCGGATCGGCCGGCGGCGGACGTTCCAGGCCGGGCTGATGCTGTTCGGCTTCGGCTCGCTGCTGTGCGGGTTCGCGCCGACGGTGGACCTGCTGATCGCGTTCCGGATGCTGCAGGCCGTCGGCGGCTCGATGCTGAACCCGGTCGCGATGTCGATCATCACCAACACCTTCACCGACCCGCGCGAACGGGCCCAGGCGATCGGCGTCTGGGGCGGTGTCGTCGGGCTGAGCATGGCGGTCGGCCCGGTCGTCGGCGGCACCCTGGTCGACGCGGCCGGCTGGCGGTACATCTTCTGGATCAACGTACCGGTGACGCTGATCGCGTTCGCGCTGACAGCGCTGTTCGTCCCGGAGTCCCGGGCCGCCGAACCACGCCGGATCGACCCGGTCGGGCAGCTGCTGGTCGTGGTCCTGCTGGTCGGGCTCACCTATGGGATCATCGAGGGCCGGGCCGCCGGCTGGACGTCGCCGCTGATCGTCGGCTGCTTCACCCTCGCCGCGCTGGCCCTGGTCGCGCTCGTCCTGTACGAACGGCGCCGCGAGCAACCGCTGCTGGATCCACGGTTCTTCCGCAGCGCGCCGTTCTCGGGCGCGACGCTGATCGCGGTCGCCGGGTTCGCCGCGTTGGCGGGCTTCCTCTTCCTGAACTCGCTCTACCTGCAGGAGGTCCGCGGGTACTCCGCCCTGCACGCGGGCCTGCTGACCCTGCCGATGGCCGCGATGACGGTGGTGTTCGCGCCGTTGTCCGGATGGCTCGTCGGGCACCGCGGTCCGCGGCTGCCGTTGGTGGTTGCCGGGTGCATGCTCTGCGCGAGCGGGCTGGTCCTGTCCGGGCTGAGTACCAGTACGTCGCTCCCGGTGCTGCTCGGTGGGTATCTGCTCTTCGGGATCGGGTTCGGCATGGTCAACGCGCCGATCACCAACGCGGCCGTCTCCGGGATGCCGCGGTCCCAGGCCGGCGTGGCCGCCGCGATCGCGTCGACCAGCCGTCAGGTGGGTGCGTCCCTCGGCGTCGCGATCGTCGGGACCGTGGTCACCGCGCGGCTGGTGGGTCCGCTCGAGACGGGGTTCGTCGAGGCCGCCCGGCCGTGCTGGATCATCATCGCCGGCTGCGGCCTGCTGGTCCTGGCCCTCGGCCTGCTCACGACCGGCCGCTGGGCCCGCGGTACGGCGGACGCGGTCGCCGCCGAGCTCGGCCGCCCCGCCGCGCAGGCCGCCTAGGGCTCGACCAAGCCGGCCCGGGCCAGTGCCTTGAGCCGGCCACGCAGGATCTTCTGCCGGCGTTCCTCCTCGGGGAAGAGGTCCACGTACTCGGTCCGGCGGGCGGCGAGCAGGTCGTCGTCGAGCCGGCGGACCGTCCCGGCCGGGAAGCGGTGCGTCATCGCCGCCTGGACCGCGGCGCTGTCGATCCCGCGCAGCAGATCGGTCAGCTGCTCCTCGGTGGTCACGCCGAGCCGGGCCAGGATGTCGAGGATCCAGGCGTAGTGGTTCGTCTTGGCGTGCGGAGCGTCCGGGTACCGCCGGGTCAGGTACGTGATCAGCGTCGCCGGGGTCAGGTCCCGCGGGGGCTCGTCGATCCCGGTCGCGGCCAGCTCGCGGTACAGCCGGTCGATCTCGGTGAACTCGTTGTCCGCCAGCTCCATCAGCGCCGCCGCGAGCAGGAACCGCCGGTCGAACTCGGGTTTGCGGTCCGCCGGGATGTCCAGCTTGTACCGGATGTCGTGCTCGAACTCGGCCCACGCGTGCTGGACCGCGGTCCGGACCTGGATCTCCATCGTCAGGTTCCGCAGCACGGCGTACTCGGGGAGCTCGCGGCGATGGGCGTTCAGCCGGACCAGGTAGTGCTTGCTCGCGTACCCGAACACGCCCTGGGCCCGGGTGTGCGCGCCCATGTCGGTGTGCTCGACGACCTCGAACTCGGCCTCGATCACCTCGCAGACCCGGTCCACCGCCTCGACCAGGAAGGTGATCACCCGGGCCGCGACGAGATCGGTGATCTGGTTCAGCGGGTCGCCGTACTTCGGTTGGCCCGGTTGCTCCGAGTCCAGCTTGGACGCCTTGGCGAGGAACGACTCCGGGTCCTTGGCCCGCGCGGTCGCGCTGAGGTAGTTGATGCCCTCTTCCTCGCCGATCAGCTCGTTGATCAGCGCTTCCAGCTTCCGGGCGCCACCGACGTACTGCTGGTGCACACGCTCGTACTCCATCGCGGCCGGCCGCGCCCATTCCCGAGCCCCACCCATGCGCCGACCATAGTGCCCCGGGCGGACCACCCCCTGACTAGACGCGTCTAGCTCTTTCTAGGACTGAAGCTAGAAAGCTGTAGACACCTCTCGACGGGCTGTTGACGCGGCAGCGACACGGATCGGGTTCGCTAGCGAAATCTAAGGAAAACACTAGACGCGCTCATACAGTGACAGCATGGATCCGATCCGGAATCCCTATGCGCCCGGCGCCGGTCAGCGGCCGCCCGAGCTGGCCGGTCGCGACACCGAGGTACGGCAGTTCGAGGTGGTGCTCGAGCGGGTCGCGGCGGGCCGGCCGGAGCGGAGCCTGGTCCTCAGCGGGCTCCGCGGCGTCGGCAAGACGGTGCTGCTGAACACGTTGCGCAGCCAGGCCATCAAGCGGGCCTGGGGCACCGGCAAGCTGGAGGCCCGGCCGGACCAGAGCATCCGGCTGCCGATCGCGCAGGCGATGCACACCGCGATGCGTGAGCTCGGTCACCGGCACCGCGACGACGACCGGGTCGACGAGTTCAGCTCGGTGCTCAAGGCGTTCGCGCTGCGGACCGCGCAGAACGACCGCAAGGGTGTGCGCTGGCATCCGCCGGTCGACGTGGTCGCCGCGAAGGGCCGCGCGGACTCCGGTGACCTGGAGATGGACCTGATCGAACTGTTCACCGACGCGGCCGACCTGGCCGGCGACCTGTCCGTCGGGGTCGGCCTGTTCATCGACGAGATGCAGGACATCTCCGCCGACGACCTGTCCGCGCTCTGCGCCGCGTGTCACGAGATCTCCCAGCAGAGCGCGCCGCTGGTCGTGGTCGGCGCCGGGCTGCCGCACCTGCCCGCCGTCCTGTCCGCGAGCAAGTCGTACTCCGAGCGCCTGTTCCGCTACGTCCGGGTCGACCGACTCGCTCGCGAGGCCTGCGACCGGGCAGTGATGATCCCGGCCGAGAGCGAGGGCGTGTACTACGAGGACGAGGCGCTGGACGAGCTGTACGCCCAGACCGACGGGTACCCGTACTTCGTCCAGGCGTTCGCGCACGCCACCTGGGACCACGCCCCGACCAGCCCGATCACGATCAAGGACGTCGCCGTGGCCGGGCCGGAGGCGTCCGCCGAGCTCACCGTCGGCTTCTTCGGCTCCCGGTACGAACGGGCCACCCCGGCCGAGCGCGAGTACATGCGCGCGATGGCCGAACTGGGCGTCGACGTCGGCGACGGCGCGGTCCCGACCGCCGAGGTCGCCGGCACCCTGAACCGCAAGCCGCAGTCCCTCTCCCCGGCCCGCGACGGCCTGATCAAGAAGGGCCTCGTCTTCTCCGCCGAACGCGGCACCGTGGCCTTCACCGTCCCGCACTTCGGCAAGTTCCTCCGCACCCGCACCGGCTGACCATCGGATCGATGGCTGCGGTGGCATGAAGTTGCACTTTCGTGATCTTGGCGGGAGTCGCTAGGGTGAATCGTCATGACCACCGGGCGGAATGGGCGGCGCAGCAGCGCGTCTGCGCGTCGTCGTGCCCGGGGCCGGCACAGCCGGAAGAAGTCGTACAAGGCGCAGTGGTTCTCGGTGACCGCGCTGGCCGTGCTCGGCACGGTGATGGTGGTGCACCCGGACGCGACCGGCCGGCAGAGTCTCGCGGCGCAGTTCGGCGGCGAGGTGATGAGTGACCGGGCCGGCGCGCCGCTGCCGACGCCGTCGGCGACCCCGGTGCCGACACCGACCGCGAAGTTCACCCAGCCGTTGCGCCCGGCGCCGACGCTGACCCGGCAGCCGAAGCAGGCGAAGCCGAACGTGACCGTCTCGACCGGCCGGCTGGCCGTCGTCCCGGGGGCGAACGCGGCCACCGGGGTGAAGGACAAGCTGACCTACCGGGTCGAGATCGAGGAAGGGCTGTCGTTCAACGGCGCGGCGGTGGCGGCCACGATCCACAAGACGCTGACCGATCCGCGCGGCTGGCAGGCGATCCACCCGGTCAACTTCGAGCGCACCGACCGCCCGGACGCCGACCTGCGGGTGATCGTCGCCACCCCGACCCTGACCGACAAGCTGTGCCTGCCGCTCGACACCGGCGGTGAGGTGTCCTGCCGGGTCGACGACCGCGTCGTGCTGAACGCCAAGCGCTGGATGTACGCCGTCCCCGCCTACGCCGGCAACGTCGACCTGTACCGCAGCTACCTGGTGAACCACGAGGTCGGACACGCCCTCGGTCACGGCCACTCGACCTGCGGCAAGGCGAAGACGCCGGCCCCGGTGATGATGCAGCAGACGAAGGGGCTCGGCGGCTGCCT encodes the following:
- a CDS encoding MFS transporter; this translates as MRELTRRRRLLVLGICCLSLFIVGLDSTIVNLALPSIRSDLDASVPKLQWTIDAYTLVIAALLMVSGSTADRIGRRRTFQAGLMLFGFGSLLCGFAPTVDLLIAFRMLQAVGGSMLNPVAMSIITNTFTDPRERAQAIGVWGGVVGLSMAVGPVVGGTLVDAAGWRYIFWINVPVTLIAFALTALFVPESRAAEPRRIDPVGQLLVVVLLVGLTYGIIEGRAAGWTSPLIVGCFTLAALALVALVLYERRREQPLLDPRFFRSAPFSGATLIAVAGFAALAGFLFLNSLYLQEVRGYSALHAGLLTLPMAAMTVVFAPLSGWLVGHRGPRLPLVVAGCMLCASGLVLSGLSTSTSLPVLLGGYLLFGIGFGMVNAPITNAAVSGMPRSQAGVAAAIASTSRQVGASLGVAIVGTVVTARLVGPLETGFVEAARPCWIIIAGCGLLVLALGLLTTGRWARGTADAVAAELGRPAAQAA
- a CDS encoding DUF3152 domain-containing protein, whose protein sequence is MTTGRNGRRSSASARRRARGRHSRKKSYKAQWFSVTALAVLGTVMVVHPDATGRQSLAAQFGGEVMSDRAGAPLPTPSATPVPTPTAKFTQPLRPAPTLTRQPKQAKPNVTVSTGRLAVVPGANAATGVKDKLTYRVEIEEGLSFNGAAVAATIHKTLTDPRGWQAIHPVNFERTDRPDADLRVIVATPTLTDKLCLPLDTGGEVSCRVDDRVVLNAKRWMYAVPAYAGNVDLYRSYLVNHEVGHALGHGHSTCGKAKTPAPVMMQQTKGLGGCLPNAWPTIKAT
- a CDS encoding ABC transporter transmembrane domain-containing protein codes for the protein MSLRLIPFADPGVPDTRSGLRLILWLEHQQLRGQLAAVGWGLLFFSGIAAAPVAVGLAVQAVIDKSWPRLLLAGVLLLAFGAAKAGSDAFFHRAVVTNWISTASRLQQLLFRKASELGSLLTRRIAAGEVVAVSSGDVEKIGWFVEVLGRFTAALLTCFAVVVGLLFYEPQLGLVVLVAVPVLAFSIVPLMGPAERRADVQRAKGGRATELAADTVAGLRVLRGIGGEQLFLDRYRAASQEYRASAVRSARMWSLIAALQVLMFGLFLVVVVWFGVRLVLDGKISVGELVTTYGFITFMLVPLHTFEETASAFIFSKVSARRAARVLSLRRTDEEFAASEAELPSGDVVDPVSGLMVPAGSFTAVVCGDPDAGGRLADRIGGHSPEANPDDASVLVDGVELDRLPLESARTAVLVQDKDPVLLSGTVSDLFDVPASGAVTPEAALDAAQCADILDVLRQTLPSGETDPMRAVLTERGRSLSGGQRQRIALARSLYVDPTVLVLDEPTSAVDAHTEARIADSLRALRAGRTTVVFTSSPLMLDRAERVVFVPDGQVDAVGTHHDLVHDNPRYRAVVTREDEPTLEEESA
- a CDS encoding ATP-binding protein; this translates as MDPIRNPYAPGAGQRPPELAGRDTEVRQFEVVLERVAAGRPERSLVLSGLRGVGKTVLLNTLRSQAIKRAWGTGKLEARPDQSIRLPIAQAMHTAMRELGHRHRDDDRVDEFSSVLKAFALRTAQNDRKGVRWHPPVDVVAAKGRADSGDLEMDLIELFTDAADLAGDLSVGVGLFIDEMQDISADDLSALCAACHEISQQSAPLVVVGAGLPHLPAVLSASKSYSERLFRYVRVDRLAREACDRAVMIPAESEGVYYEDEALDELYAQTDGYPYFVQAFAHATWDHAPTSPITIKDVAVAGPEASAELTVGFFGSRYERATPAEREYMRAMAELGVDVGDGAVPTAEVAGTLNRKPQSLSPARDGLIKKGLVFSAERGTVAFTVPHFGKFLRTRTG
- a CDS encoding GTP pyrophosphokinase, translating into MGGAREWARPAAMEYERVHQQYVGGARKLEALINELIGEEEGINYLSATARAKDPESFLAKASKLDSEQPGQPKYGDPLNQITDLVAARVITFLVEAVDRVCEVIEAEFEVVEHTDMGAHTRAQGVFGYASKHYLVRLNAHRRELPEYAVLRNLTMEIQVRTAVQHAWAEFEHDIRYKLDIPADRKPEFDRRFLLAAALMELADNEFTEIDRLYRELAATGIDEPPRDLTPATLITYLTRRYPDAPHAKTNHYAWILDILARLGVTTEEQLTDLLRGIDSAAVQAAMTHRFPAGTVRRLDDDLLAARRTEYVDLFPEEERRQKILRGRLKALARAGLVEP